The Oculatellaceae cyanobacterium region ATTAGGAGATAAAACAATAGATTAAAATGCCATCTAATACGTTTGTGCTTTTGATCATTCCACTTCTCCCAGTCTGCTGCAAAGTGAAATGTTTTTGTATCAGGTTGAGCTAGCCTTGTTTTAATTTCCGCTTCGTACAGTGTTAGCTGTCCTAGATAAAAAGTAATTATTGATGCTTTCAGTAAATCTCTTATGTTAATAATAGCAATAATAAAGAGAATTGAGATAAATCCAAGTAAAAGTATGTGAGTTGATTTCGCTGCTACAGCATCAGCAATTGGTTTCCAGGCAATTAATACACCAATTGCACCGAGGAATTTGAAGTCATCGAATGTGCTTTTAACATAGGAGTCAAGCTGGTCGCTTAAGCGAGTGTAATCGTTGTAGAGATATTCGATCAGCTGTGATGTCTCTTTATCTGAGCTATTCATCTTGGTGATGTCGATCCTTAGTATCTAGTAATCAACAATGACAATACATAAAAAAACATCACCAATTATTGCATATCTGACACAGCTTTGTATTGGGATGCGGCAGGGAGGAACTGCGATCGCATTTAATCCAAGAATAAACTAGAAGATTCATTTGGCTTGGCGTGTAGATATTTTGAAGTCGTGGCAACATTAGAATGTCCCAAGGTCGCCTGAACTAAACTGATAGGGCAACCTTTATCAAGTGAATGACTGGCGTGAGTATGACGCAGCCAATGGGCGCTAACACTATCACTTGCACCAACTCGTTTAGCTGCTTTCTTGACAAGATTAGTAAGGTACTCACGGCTTAAAAATCCCTTACCTTTACCCTTACGGCTACAGAATATCGGCTCATCATTACCAGCTTCAGCCGTTCGGTAATTCTGTAATTCAGTACTTAAAGAAGTTGTAAGTCTTACCACGCGGGTTTTAGAACCCTTCCCGAATACCGTTAGGCGATCGCCCTGTAAATCCTCCCAAGTCAGCCCTGCCAACTCGGATACCCTCAGTCCTCCATAGTAAAGTACCTTTAAAATAAGTACATTACGAGTATTAGACTCAGCAGCAATCATCGCCTTAACAATATCATAAGATAGAATCTTCTGGCTGAGGGTATCTTTTGACTTAGGCGAAAGCACAGCAGCACCAACATTCACAAAACTTACGCAAGCACGCTACAGATAGTGTGTGCTTGACTCAATTTTAAAACCATTAACTCCGTTCGTTTGGATTCATTAAAGAGTGATCGCCAACTTTGATCGCACTATACATATTGTATTTGCGTAAGTCCTGTGATGAGTGTTTTACATAGACAAGTCCGCTCCTCAAGTTAAAAAAACCGAAGTGGACAACGTTGATCATCATTGACTCCCAAGCTGTAAAAAATATTTGTAATGCAGGTGTGGACTCGAAGGAGTATTGTTTCTACAAATCGACCAATGGAATTAAAAGGCATCTAGCTGTTGATACGCTCTTGTTTTCCCTTCTTTACCCATTGCACAAGAGCCAATATCTCTGATGATGTGGGATTAATTGAGATGTTGACACTCAACATCGACTACTTCAAGTCGAAACCTGTCAACATTCCCAAGATCACCATTTTGCGCTTACCACGGTTATCACCCTGACTATTTGATTGAGAAGCTGGAGTTGGTATATCCCCAGATCATGACGAAAATCAGGTTCGAGCTTTCTAGGAAACCCTCGACTCTATCTCATGCAACCACCAAGCTTAACCTTTGTTTTGTTAGGCTCATGCTTAAGAGGCTTTCAGTCTCTTCTTAAGATGTCAAATGGGTTCTATAACGGCATAAATGAATAATCATAATCAACCGTTAAATAAGGAAACTATACGCCTTTTAGCACTCGATCAGTATCAAATTCTCGATACTGAACCGGAAGCGGCGTTTGACGATATCGCTCGTTTAGCCACGGTTGTTTGTGGAACGCCAATTGCTTTAATCAATTTAATTGATGGAAACCGTCAATGGTTTAAATCAAATATTGGTTTGAATGTCAAAGAATTACCCCTTGTAACAGGATTTTGCCGCATTTGTATTGAGCAAGGTGATGTTTTCCTGATACCTGATACGTTAGCGGATGAACAGTTTGCGATTAACTTAGTCGTACAGAATCAATCCCCACGTGCGATTTTATGCGGGTGCGCCCCTGATTACGCCTGACGGAAATGCCATTGGTACGCTTTGTGTGATCGACACAAAACCAAAAGAACTAAGTGCAGAGCAAGTTGAGGCACTGAGAGCTTTAAGCCGTCAAGTCGTAAAGCTTTTAGAGTTACGCCGTTATGTAACTGGCTTAGAAAGCATGATCGCAAAGTACCAAGTTACAGAGTCAGCCTTACAGGAAAGTGAGGAACGATATCGCTCAGTGGTAACGGCAATGCAAGAGGGCATTGTACTACACCAGGCTGATGGTACTATCCTTACTTGCAATCCTAGCGCCGAAGGTATCCTAGGACTGTCTGCTGAACAAATTGTGGGACGAACTTCTTTCGATCCACGCTGGCGCACCGTTCATTCTGATGGCTCTGTTTTCCCTGGCGAAACTCACCCAGCAATGGTTACTTTGCGTACTGATAAACCTTGCTCCAATGTAGTGATGGGAGTTCATAAGCCAGA contains the following coding sequences:
- a CDS encoding site-specific integrase gives rise to the protein MNVGAAVLSPKSKDTLSQKILSYDIVKAMIAAESNTRNVLILKVLYYGGLRVSELAGLTWEDLQGDRLTVFGKGSKTRVVRLTTSLSTELQNYRTAEAGNDEPIFCSRKGKGKGFLSREYLTNLVKKAAKRVGASDSVSAHWLRHTHASHSLDKGCPISLVQATLGHSNVATTSKYLHAKPNESSSLFLD